Proteins found in one Salvelinus sp. IW2-2015 unplaced genomic scaffold, ASM291031v2 Un_scaffold2107, whole genome shotgun sequence genomic segment:
- the LOC112072965 gene encoding natural killer cell receptor 2B4-like isoform X4, with product MAALLHYIVFLSALVQGSESSSVFVLKGQDVRLDVQENVQLKDFEHFKWTFGSANIVRCTDTLSVRVSPEYNNXVEFYKGNFSLLLKNLQEGDSGPYTAVVSGDKEKTIIAYQLIFQERVEPPVLTVDSNSSINGTCNVTVTCRGQNSSVTSRCNSRTCSQVGGESRGAETSTVPLLSVYLAGGSIICNHSNQVSWASESKEIVELCPMKSYKGEKANYNYALTVGTPVCVVGFIALIGFVVCRKQNKRCKREIRNTDYPTVGTPENGQAGGEEQVSPGPGPTSPTIYSMVGLPQLQPVNNQPVDLPMTTKSPVTSMPESLYAMVGKKTSKQ from the exons aGTCCAGCTCTGTGTTTGTGCTGAAGGGACAGGACGTTCGTCTGGATGTCCAGGAAAATGTTCAACTGAAAGATTTTGAGCATTTTAAGTGGACCTTCGGATCAGCTAATATTGTAAGATGCACTGACACATTGTCAGTGAGAGTGTCTCCTGAGTACAACAACAGMGTTGAGTTTTATAAGGGAaacttctctctgctactgaaGAACCTACAGGAAGGAGACAGTGGACCTTATACTGCAGTAGTGAGTGgtgacaaagaaaaaactattATTGCATACCAGTTAATTTTCCAAG AGAGAGTTGAGCCTCCAGTCCTGACAGTGGACTCTAACTCCTCCATCAATGGCACCTGTAATGTGACTGTGACCTGCAGAGGTCAGAACAGCTCTGTCACCTCCCGCTGTAACAGCCGCACCTGCTctcaggtgggaggagagagtagaggggctGAGACCTCCACTGTCCCCCTGCTCTCTGTCTATTTGGCAGGTGGTTCCATCATCTGTAACCACAGCAACCAAGTCAGCTGGGCCAGTGAGTCCAAGGAGATAGTGGAACTCTGTCCAATGAAATCTT ACAAAGGCGAGAAGGCGAACTACAACTATGCTCTCACAGTCGGGACACCTGTCTGCGTAGTTGGATTCATTGCCCTGATTGGTTTTGTTGTTTGTCGAAAGCAAAACAAAC GTTGCAAAAGGGAAATCAGAAACACAGATTATCCTACAGTTGGG ACTCCAGAGAACGGCCAAGCAGGTGGTGAAGAGCAGGTGTCTCCAGGTCCAGGCCCAACATCACCCACCATCTACAGTATGGTGGGACTACCCCAACTCCAGCCTGTGAACAACCAGCCTGTGGACCTCCCCATGACTACCAAGTCCCCCGTGACCTCCATGCCCGAGAGTTTATATGCTatggtggggaaaaaaactaGCAAACAATAA
- the LOC112072965 gene encoding natural killer cell receptor 2B4-like isoform X2, translated as MGTYLHFXISILLTFIHQAESSSVFVLKGQDVRLDVQENVQLKDFEHFKWTFGSANIVRCTDTLSVRVSPEYNNXVEFYKGNFSLLLKNLQEGDSGPYTAVVSGDKEKTIIAYQLIFQERVEPPVLTVDSNSSINGTCNVTVTCRGQNSSVTSRCNSRTCSQVGGESRGAETSTVPLLSVYLAGGSIICNHSNQVSWASESKEIVELCPMKSYKGEKANYNYALTVGTPVCVVGFIALIGFVVCRKQNKRCKREIRNTDYPTVGTPENGQAGGEEQVSPGPGPTSPTIYSMVGLPQLQPVNNQPVDLPMTTKSPVTSMPESLYAMVGKKTSKQ; from the exons aGTCCAGCTCTGTGTTTGTGCTGAAGGGACAGGACGTTCGTCTGGATGTCCAGGAAAATGTTCAACTGAAAGATTTTGAGCATTTTAAGTGGACCTTCGGATCAGCTAATATTGTAAGATGCACTGACACATTGTCAGTGAGAGTGTCTCCTGAGTACAACAACAGMGTTGAGTTTTATAAGGGAaacttctctctgctactgaaGAACCTACAGGAAGGAGACAGTGGACCTTATACTGCAGTAGTGAGTGgtgacaaagaaaaaactattATTGCATACCAGTTAATTTTCCAAG AGAGAGTTGAGCCTCCAGTCCTGACAGTGGACTCTAACTCCTCCATCAATGGCACCTGTAATGTGACTGTGACCTGCAGAGGTCAGAACAGCTCTGTCACCTCCCGCTGTAACAGCCGCACCTGCTctcaggtgggaggagagagtagaggggctGAGACCTCCACTGTCCCCCTGCTCTCTGTCTATTTGGCAGGTGGTTCCATCATCTGTAACCACAGCAACCAAGTCAGCTGGGCCAGTGAGTCCAAGGAGATAGTGGAACTCTGTCCAATGAAATCTT ACAAAGGCGAGAAGGCGAACTACAACTATGCTCTCACAGTCGGGACACCTGTCTGCGTAGTTGGATTCATTGCCCTGATTGGTTTTGTTGTTTGTCGAAAGCAAAACAAAC GTTGCAAAAGGGAAATCAGAAACACAGATTATCCTACAGTTGGG ACTCCAGAGAACGGCCAAGCAGGTGGTGAAGAGCAGGTGTCTCCAGGTCCAGGCCCAACATCACCCACCATCTACAGTATGGTGGGACTACCCCAACTCCAGCCTGTGAACAACCAGCCTGTGGACCTCCCCATGACTACCAAGTCCCCCGTGACCTCCATGCCCGAGAGTTTATATGCTatggtggggaaaaaaactaGCAAACAATAA